The following proteins come from a genomic window of Zonotrichia leucophrys gambelii isolate GWCS_2022_RI chromosome 4, RI_Zleu_2.0, whole genome shotgun sequence:
- the LOC135447163 gene encoding progonadoliberin-2 — MAPRGSLLLLALLLLSCALPHARGQHWSHGWYPGGKRDLRTPSDLQVPSPLGRCRPLPCPPRREEPLPPPALRP, encoded by the exons aTGGCACCCCGCGggtcgctgctgctgctggcgctgctgctgctgagctgcgCCCTGCCCCATGCCCGCGGCCAGCACTGGTCCCACGGGTGGTACCCGGGGGGCAAGCGGGACCTGCGGACCCCCAGCGACCTCCAG GTCCCGTCCCCTTTGGGGCGCTGCCGTcccctcccgtgtcccccccggCGGGAGGAGCCGCTGCCG ccccccgCTCTGCGCCCTTGA
- the MRPS26 gene encoding small ribosomal subunit protein mS26, with translation MPRSHSRGAAHRCDVTPRAARSLGAAMLRALRRCRPGSVPLPELGPGSGPFPGLCPAWDPRAVPARGRKTRHDPPAKSKVGRVKMPPPVDPEELLVVQERYRQYRLVLSALRAEFRAEVLQKKREERLIAEGLPEELEEHRRLMAWNEEENGRQRARREERLRREEEEQKRRKSEIAEKQARKMEAFLEEKEKEVLQLQEEAKNFITPENLEARIEECLDNPRNYNFAIDKDGRVVKRTVLS, from the exons ATGCCCCGCTCCCATTCCCGTGGCGCCGCGCACAGATGTGACGTCACACCCCGCGCCGCGCGGTCCCTGGGGGCAGCCATGCTGCGGGCGCTGAGGCGCTGCCGCCCGGGGTCCGTCCCGCTCCCGGAGCTCGGCCCCGGCTCCGGCCCCTTCCCGGGGCTCTGCCCCGCCTGGGACCCGCGGGCGGTGCCGGCGCGGGGCCGCAAGACCCGGCATGACCCCCCCGCTAAGTCCAAGGTGGGCCGGGTGAAGATGCCGCCGCCCGTGGACCCTGAGGAGCTGTTGGTGGTTCAGGAGCGGTACCGGCAGTACCGGCTGGTGCTCAGCGCCCTCCG GGCGGAGTTCAGGGCCGAGGTGCTGCAGAAGAAGCGGGAGGAGCGCCTGATCGCCGAGGGCTTGccggaggagctggaggagcaccGGCGGCTGATGGCCTGGAACGAGGAGGAGAACGGCCGGCAGAGGGCCCGCAG agaggagagactcaggagagaagaggaggagcagaagaggaggaaatcaGAGATTGCAGAGAAACAGGCCAGGAAAATGGAGGCtttcctggaggagaaggagaaggaggttCTCCAGCTGCAG GAGGAAGCCAAAAACTTCATCACCCCTGAGAACCTGGAGGCTCGGATCGAGGAGTGCCTGGACAACCCCCGCAATTACAACTTCGCCATCGACAAGGACGGGCGCGTCGTCAAACGCACGGTGCTCTCCtag
- the LOC135447162 gene encoding neurophysin 1-like: MSCKALALCLLGLLTISSACYIQNCPIGGKRAVLDMDIRKCLPCGPRNKGHCFGPNICCGEELGCYIGTSEALRCQEENFLPTPCESGRKPCGSGGSCAAPGICCSTEGCGTDSSCDQELLLV; encoded by the exons ATGTCCTGCAAGGCTCTGGCTCTCtgcctcctggggctcctgACTATTTCCTCTGCTTGCTACATCCAGAACTGCCCCATCGGGGGCAAACGAGCTGTGCTGGACATGGACATCAGGAAG tgcctgccctgcGGCCCCCGGAACAAGGGCCACTGCTTCGGGCCCAACATCTGCTGcggggaggagctgggctgctaCATCGGCACCTCGGAGGCGCTGCGCTGCCAGGAGGAAAACTTCCTGCCCACGCCCTGCGAGTCGGGACGCAAACCCTGCGGCTCCGGAGGGAGCTGCGCCGCCCCCGGCATCTGCTGCAGCACCG AGGGCTGTGGCACTGACTCATCCTgtgaccaggagctgctgttggtgTAG